A genomic region of bacterium contains the following coding sequences:
- a CDS encoding biotin transporter BioY — protein sequence MATRDLTAIAFFAALTAVCAQVSVTLPGLSGVPFTMQVFAVLAAGAVLGARRGMLSQIVYLLLGAAGLPVFAGWHGGAPILVGPTAGYLWAFPLAALIVGWCADAAARVGSPGVARWGVYAGMVAGLAVIYGLGAAGLVASRAVRTLTRAIQVGVLPFVWADLIKAYLAAVIAARVRAAIAPAPLLSKPGR from the coding sequence ATGGCGACGCGAGACCTGACGGCGATCGCATTTTTTGCCGCGCTTACCGCCGTCTGCGCGCAGGTGAGCGTGACCCTCCCCGGGCTTTCGGGGGTGCCCTTCACCATGCAGGTCTTCGCCGTGCTCGCCGCCGGCGCGGTGCTGGGGGCCCGGCGCGGGATGCTGAGCCAGATCGTGTACCTGCTGCTCGGCGCGGCGGGGCTGCCGGTGTTTGCGGGTTGGCACGGGGGGGCGCCGATCCTGGTGGGGCCGACCGCCGGATATCTGTGGGCGTTCCCGCTGGCCGCGCTGATCGTGGGCTGGTGCGCCGATGCCGCGGCGCGGGTGGGATCCCCGGGGGTGGCCCGGTGGGGAGTCTATGCCGGTATGGTCGCCGGCCTCGCGGTAATCTACGGGTTGGGGGCCGCCGGGTTGGTGGCCTCGAGGGCGGTGCGTACGCTGACTCGGGCGATTCAGGTCGGTGTCCTGCCGTTCGTCTGGGCGGATCTGATTAAGGCCTACCTGGCAGCGGTGATTGCCGCCCGCGTCCGGGCGGCGATCGCCCCCGCCCCCCTGTTGTCGAAGCCGGGCCGGTAG
- a CDS encoding TolC family protein — translation MGNRLLALIVASAFFFMGLPAGAQQVPPPAPDLGPIPTVPQVPTQGPRPLSLADAVTTALQNNYQMRQAALGVASARAQLREAEAAKAVTLGGSASFTDSSLCCTSAPLTGSISIPGAGITDQAFSATGLGGTAATSWVFGLTLKYPLYTGGALEDQIAIAQANVALAQAQFTTAAQQVVLSVRQAYYAVQAAYATVDAAQRAVSAAQENVRVTQARVQVGSSPQFDLLQAQVQLAQSAQTLTQARTVLSQDQQTLAATLVAPLSSTFQLVALLGLPQVPQNVTALIQQALQNRPEIVAAQASETAAQAAIDLAASGLRPNISVQAGPQIQTSDPTNKNTVNFTGSIVLTIAILDGGLTRAKVDAARAQLESAKVGEEQTRQQVELDVRNAYLSLGNAAEVLRSAQTAQASAREALRIANVRFQAGVGTQLEVVTAEQNLATADSNVIQAAFQYFVAVAQLDRAIGVQVKI, via the coding sequence ATGGGAAATCGGCTTCTTGCGCTGATCGTCGCGTCCGCGTTCTTCTTCATGGGGCTCCCGGCGGGCGCCCAACAGGTCCCCCCACCGGCGCCCGACCTCGGTCCCATCCCGACCGTGCCGCAGGTCCCGACGCAGGGGCCCCGCCCGCTTTCGCTGGCCGATGCCGTCACGACGGCGCTGCAGAACAACTATCAAATGCGCCAGGCGGCCCTCGGCGTCGCCAGCGCCCGGGCCCAGCTGCGGGAGGCAGAAGCGGCCAAGGCGGTGACGTTAGGGGGATCGGCAAGCTTCACCGATTCCTCCCTCTGCTGTACCAGCGCGCCGCTGACCGGCAGCATTTCCATCCCCGGCGCGGGGATCACCGATCAAGCGTTTAGCGCGACCGGCCTCGGGGGCACCGCCGCCACGAGCTGGGTGTTTGGCCTGACCCTCAAGTACCCCCTGTACACGGGCGGCGCCCTGGAGGACCAGATCGCGATCGCCCAGGCCAACGTCGCGCTGGCCCAGGCCCAGTTCACGACGGCGGCGCAGCAGGTGGTCTTGTCCGTCCGGCAGGCGTATTATGCCGTGCAGGCCGCCTACGCCACCGTCGACGCCGCGCAGCGTGCCGTCAGCGCCGCGCAGGAAAACGTGCGGGTCACCCAAGCGCGGGTGCAGGTCGGCAGCTCGCCGCAGTTTGACCTGCTGCAGGCGCAGGTGCAGCTCGCGCAATCCGCGCAGACCCTGACGCAGGCGCGGACGGTGCTGTCGCAGGACCAGCAGACGCTGGCGGCGACCCTGGTGGCGCCCTTGTCGAGCACGTTTCAACTCGTGGCGCTCCTCGGCCTTCCCCAAGTCCCGCAGAACGTGACCGCCCTGATCCAGCAGGCGCTGCAGAACCGGCCGGAGATCGTGGCGGCCCAGGCGAGCGAAACGGCGGCCCAGGCGGCGATCGACCTGGCCGCGTCGGGATTGCGGCCGAACATCTCCGTCCAGGCCGGCCCGCAGATTCAGACGTCCGACCCCACCAACAAGAATACGGTGAACTTCACCGGCAGCATCGTCCTGACGATCGCGATCCTCGACGGCGGCCTCACCCGCGCCAAGGTGGACGCGGCACGCGCCCAACTCGAGTCGGCGAAGGTGGGCGAGGAGCAGACGCGGCAGCAGGTCGAACTCGACGTGCGGAATGCCTACCTGTCGCTCGGCAACGCCGCGGAGGTGTTGAGGTCCGCCCAGACGGCGCAGGCCTCGGCGCGGGAGGCGCTGCGAATCGCGAATGTGCGGTTCCAGGCGGGGGTGGGGACGCAGCTCGAGGTCGTCACCGCCGAACAGAACCTCGCCACGGCGGACAGCAACGTCATCCAAGCCGCGTTCCAGTACTTTGTGGCCGTGGCCCAACTCGACCGCGCGATCGGGGTGCAGGTCAAGATCTGA
- a CDS encoding efflux RND transporter permease subunit: protein MQWLAALSVRRSVLASVITLAMVFLGVFSYAHLNIERWPNIDIPFVVITVTDPGASPEEIETDVTNKIENAVNSISGIDHIASTSADGVSLVAMQFVLEKNVDVAAQEVQNKINTIPDLPAGIDPPLVSKFDPGAVPVMELALSAPRSVRDISEYADKVLRPQLEGIPGVGQVTLIGDEPRQINVWVDPDRLAAYALPVTSVLQAVQNQNVQLPAGHVDQGNTQLTLRALGRLTSPQELTRVGLAMRDNHAITIGDVARVEDGAADPVTTANVDGTPAVLIQIVKQSGTNTLNVVHAVKARLKAMGPTLAPGYGLRIVRDQSVFVEASTRAVEEHLIVGSILAALVVLAFLWNWRSTIIAALAIPTSIISTFTLIAALGLTLNTITLLALALVVGIVIDDAIVVLENIYRLLREKGLSPVQAAVEGTREIGPAVTATTLSLIAVFLPLAFMSGIVGRFMRSFGWTMAFSIAVSLLVSFTLTPSLSSRWLRRGGRERGGADDGGVPADGGASPERHRGRAYLAVDRGYRWLLEHALRRRWAVVVLTVLTLVAIVPLGAAVNKNFLPEDDESQFEVVVRAPEGWTLEATDRFGTQLASEIRQLSGIDYTIVTVGDDPQNTPNRFTIFARMVDLNKRTLSQQAMEAKVRDTILPRYAYLGLQTQIEAVSDFGSGGFQPVDYVVSGPDLSVLTRVGDAGIKILHSIPGVVDARSSLISGAPQLGMQVDRARAADLGVNAVDAANALYMLIQGVEAKGAKYAEAGQQYKIYIRADKLHRSNQEVLAQLPVLSSTEGVVGLEQVVTVSRGTGPSEIDHYNRRRQVELTANLLPGISQQAVLQQLDRKVRALNLGPQYDMTFTGQAAEQGRQATAFMQAFMMSFVFMYLVLAAQFESWIHPVTILLSLPLTVPFALLSILFLHGSLNILSQLGILVLFGVVKKNAILQIDRANHLRAQGLDRNAAIIAASRDRLRPILMTTIAFVAGMIPLAISTGVGAATNRAMSSVIIGGQTMSLLLTLVAIPVMYSLFDDLGKIRIAGWLAAIRRGWATIPHSLGRGRSATSPAANFPEAEARGRGAS, encoded by the coding sequence ATGCAGTGGCTCGCCGCGCTCTCGGTTCGCCGGTCCGTCCTCGCTTCGGTCATCACCCTGGCGATGGTCTTTCTGGGGGTCTTTTCCTATGCCCACCTCAACATCGAACGCTGGCCCAATATCGATATCCCCTTCGTCGTGATCACGGTGACCGATCCCGGCGCCTCCCCGGAAGAGATTGAGACCGACGTCACCAACAAGATCGAGAACGCGGTCAACTCGATCAGCGGCATCGACCACATCGCCTCGACATCCGCCGACGGCGTATCCTTGGTGGCGATGCAATTCGTGCTGGAGAAGAACGTCGACGTCGCCGCGCAGGAAGTGCAGAACAAGATCAACACCATCCCCGATCTCCCGGCCGGGATCGACCCCCCGCTCGTGTCCAAGTTCGATCCGGGAGCGGTGCCGGTGATGGAACTGGCGCTTTCCGCGCCCCGCTCGGTTCGGGACATCTCCGAGTACGCCGACAAGGTGCTGAGGCCGCAGTTGGAGGGGATCCCGGGCGTGGGGCAGGTCACGCTGATCGGGGACGAGCCGAGGCAGATCAACGTTTGGGTCGACCCCGATCGTCTGGCGGCCTACGCCCTTCCGGTCACCTCGGTGCTGCAGGCCGTCCAGAATCAGAACGTGCAGCTCCCCGCCGGGCACGTGGATCAGGGCAATACCCAGCTCACCCTCCGGGCGCTCGGCCGCCTCACCTCCCCCCAGGAGCTGACGAGGGTGGGGTTGGCGATGCGCGACAACCATGCGATCACGATCGGCGATGTCGCTCGGGTCGAGGACGGCGCGGCCGATCCGGTCACCACCGCCAACGTGGACGGGACGCCGGCGGTCTTGATCCAGATCGTGAAACAGTCCGGCACGAACACGCTCAACGTCGTCCACGCGGTCAAGGCGCGCCTCAAGGCGATGGGGCCGACGCTGGCCCCCGGATACGGGCTTCGGATCGTGCGGGACCAGTCCGTGTTTGTGGAGGCCTCGACCCGGGCGGTCGAGGAGCATCTGATCGTGGGCTCGATCCTCGCGGCGCTGGTCGTGCTGGCGTTCCTTTGGAACTGGCGGTCCACGATCATCGCCGCCCTGGCGATTCCCACCTCGATCATCAGCACCTTTACCCTCATCGCCGCCCTCGGGCTGACGCTGAACACGATCACCCTGCTGGCGCTGGCGTTGGTGGTCGGCATCGTCATCGACGACGCGATCGTGGTCCTGGAGAACATCTATCGTCTGCTGAGGGAGAAGGGGCTGTCGCCCGTTCAGGCGGCGGTGGAGGGGACGCGCGAGATCGGGCCCGCCGTCACCGCGACCACGCTGAGCTTGATCGCCGTCTTCCTGCCGCTGGCGTTCATGAGCGGGATCGTCGGCCGGTTCATGCGCAGCTTCGGATGGACGATGGCGTTTTCGATCGCCGTCTCGCTGCTGGTGAGCTTCACGCTCACCCCCTCGCTCTCTTCCCGGTGGCTCCGGCGGGGAGGGCGGGAGCGGGGAGGCGCGGACGACGGAGGGGTGCCGGCGGACGGCGGCGCGTCCCCGGAGCGGCACCGCGGCCGGGCGTACCTGGCGGTCGACCGCGGGTACCGGTGGCTCTTGGAGCACGCGCTGCGCCGCCGCTGGGCCGTCGTCGTGCTGACGGTGCTGACGCTGGTCGCGATCGTCCCCCTCGGGGCGGCGGTGAACAAGAACTTTCTCCCCGAGGACGACGAGTCGCAGTTCGAAGTCGTCGTCCGCGCCCCGGAGGGGTGGACGCTCGAGGCGACCGATCGGTTCGGCACGCAGTTGGCGTCCGAGATCCGGCAGCTTTCCGGCATCGACTACACCATCGTCACCGTGGGTGATGATCCCCAGAACACCCCCAACCGGTTCACGATCTTTGCGCGCATGGTCGACCTCAACAAGCGCACGCTCAGCCAGCAGGCGATGGAGGCCAAAGTTCGTGACACGATTCTGCCCCGGTACGCCTACCTCGGATTGCAGACCCAGATCGAGGCGGTCTCCGACTTCGGGAGCGGCGGGTTCCAGCCGGTGGACTACGTGGTGAGCGGTCCCGACCTGAGCGTGCTGACGCGCGTCGGCGACGCCGGCATCAAGATCCTGCACTCCATCCCGGGGGTCGTTGATGCCCGCTCCTCGCTGATCAGCGGCGCGCCGCAACTCGGGATGCAGGTGGATCGCGCGCGGGCGGCGGACCTGGGCGTGAACGCCGTGGACGCGGCGAATGCGCTGTACATGCTGATCCAGGGGGTCGAGGCCAAAGGGGCCAAGTACGCCGAAGCGGGCCAGCAGTACAAGATCTACATCCGGGCCGACAAGCTCCACCGCTCGAACCAGGAGGTGCTGGCCCAGCTCCCCGTGCTCTCGTCGACCGAAGGCGTGGTCGGCTTGGAGCAGGTCGTGACCGTCAGCCGGGGCACGGGACCCAGCGAGATCGACCACTACAACCGCCGCCGCCAGGTCGAGCTGACCGCCAATCTCCTGCCCGGGATCTCGCAGCAGGCCGTGCTGCAGCAATTGGACCGAAAGGTCCGCGCCCTGAACTTGGGCCCGCAGTACGACATGACGTTTACCGGACAGGCCGCGGAGCAGGGGCGCCAGGCCACGGCGTTCATGCAGGCGTTTATGATGTCGTTCGTGTTCATGTACCTGGTGCTGGCTGCCCAGTTCGAGTCGTGGATCCATCCGGTGACGATCCTGCTCTCGCTGCCGCTGACCGTCCCGTTTGCGCTGCTGTCGATCTTGTTCCTGCACGGATCGCTGAATATTCTGTCGCAGCTCGGCATCCTCGTCCTCTTCGGGGTGGTCAAGAAGAACGCCATTCTCCAGATCGATCGGGCGAACCACCTGCGGGCGCAGGGGCTGGACCGGAACGCGGCGATCATCGCCGCCAGCCGGGATCGGCTCCGGCCGATCCTGATGACCACCATCGCCTTCGTCGCCGGGATGATCCCCTTGGCGATCTCGACCGGGGTGGGCGCCGCGACCAACCGGGCGATGAGCTCGGTGATCATCGGCGGCCAGACGATGTCGTTGCTGCTGACGCTGGTGGCGATTCCGGTGATGTACTCGCTGTTTGACGATCTGGGGAAGATTCGGATCGCCGGGTGGCTTGCGGCCATCCGGCGTGGGTGGGCGACGATTCCGCACTCGCTGGGGCGAGGACGGTCCGCCACCTCTCCGGCCGCGAATTTTCCCGAGGCGGAGGCGCGGGGACGGGGCGCGTCGTAA
- a CDS encoding efflux RND transporter periplasmic adaptor subunit: MRWRVVVVGVIFVLAVGGIMAWRGRGRAEPTPGTPAAAQSVPAAVVVATATPADVVSRVLASGSVTSIRDAKLGSKLSGRVAAVLVDEGARVSAGTPLLQLDTSDLAAEQAQAAANVAAARARLQEVLAGARPQERQQSIDAVNQAQAGLRSAQSSLDLAQTNLQRARSLFGQGAVSRQDLDSAQTQAQVAEAQVAQARAAYDSAVQNAALVHIGSREEDIQQARAQLAQAQAGLAAIQVQLRDSTITAPFPGTITQRNVEPGEVVSSVAASAQSPLFVLSEVHDVYVEFIVPQQHRGELRLGQQAQLAVDGLGGQTFAGQVEEITPGADVSSRTFGVKVRVPNPQGILRPGMFARGAIIVGVRHNVLQIPEQAVMTAASGPVVFVVLGGRAVHRNLTLGDHHDGLIEVVAGLAGGDTVVVQGQDGLTDNQPVAPSAPRP, translated from the coding sequence ATGCGGTGGCGTGTCGTTGTGGTCGGCGTGATTTTCGTGCTGGCTGTCGGCGGGATCATGGCATGGCGGGGACGCGGTCGGGCCGAGCCGACGCCCGGCACCCCGGCTGCGGCTCAGAGCGTCCCGGCGGCTGTCGTGGTGGCGACGGCGACCCCCGCCGACGTGGTCTCGCGCGTGCTGGCTTCCGGGTCCGTCACAAGCATTCGGGACGCGAAGCTCGGATCCAAGCTCTCCGGCCGGGTCGCCGCGGTTCTGGTCGACGAAGGGGCCCGTGTCAGCGCCGGCACCCCGCTGCTGCAACTTGACACCAGCGATCTGGCGGCGGAGCAGGCGCAGGCCGCGGCCAACGTCGCCGCCGCCCGGGCGAGGCTGCAGGAAGTCCTGGCCGGAGCCCGCCCCCAGGAGCGGCAGCAGAGTATCGACGCGGTCAACCAGGCGCAGGCAGGCCTCCGCTCCGCCCAATCGTCGCTCGATCTCGCGCAGACGAACCTGCAGCGGGCCCGATCCTTGTTCGGTCAGGGCGCGGTTTCCAGGCAGGACCTCGACTCCGCCCAGACCCAGGCGCAGGTCGCGGAGGCGCAGGTCGCGCAGGCTCGGGCGGCCTACGATTCGGCGGTGCAAAACGCCGCCCTGGTGCACATCGGATCGCGGGAGGAGGACATCCAGCAGGCGCGCGCGCAGCTGGCCCAGGCTCAAGCGGGGCTGGCCGCCATCCAGGTACAGCTGCGCGATTCGACCATCACGGCGCCGTTTCCCGGCACCATCACGCAGCGCAACGTCGAGCCCGGGGAAGTCGTTTCGTCGGTGGCGGCCTCGGCCCAGAGTCCGTTGTTCGTCCTCAGCGAGGTTCACGACGTCTACGTCGAGTTCATCGTTCCGCAGCAGCACCGGGGGGAGCTCCGGCTGGGACAGCAGGCGCAGCTGGCGGTCGACGGGCTGGGGGGGCAGACCTTTGCCGGCCAGGTGGAAGAAATCACGCCCGGGGCGGACGTTTCCAGCCGGACGTTCGGCGTCAAGGTGCGGGTCCCGAACCCCCAGGGAATCCTTCGGCCGGGGATGTTCGCCCGCGGCGCCATCATCGTCGGGGTGCGCCACAACGTCCTGCAGATTCCGGAACAGGCCGTGATGACGGCGGCCTCGGGGCCCGTGGTTTTCGTCGTCCTGGGCGGACGCGCGGTCCACCGGAATTTGACCCTCGGCGACCATCACGACGGGCTGATCGAAGTCGTCGCCGGGCTCGCCGGGGGCGACACGGTCGTCGTGCAGGGGCAGGACGGCCTCACCGACAACCAACCGGTCGCGCCCAGCGCTCCCCGGCCCTAG
- a CDS encoding TetR/AcrR family transcriptional regulator: MGIKERRDRERLEMRHAILDAARGIAAREGWQAVTIRRVAEKIEYTPPTIYEYFENKEALLAEVSREAFRLLLDALRRARDAHGDPDGAFRAMGDAYWEFVWKHPELYQVISGLGGVNFCEPEHQHPHAEAREVFETFRGVVAAAVPPVDGAPDDLEGKVLTLWSVFHGFIALLMAGRIPIEARDRARGLALQAAGDLLTAWRNGRA; encoded by the coding sequence GTGGGGATCAAGGAGCGGCGGGATCGGGAGCGCCTCGAAATGCGGCACGCCATCCTGGATGCGGCGAGAGGGATCGCCGCCCGGGAAGGCTGGCAGGCCGTGACGATCCGCCGGGTGGCCGAGAAGATCGAATATACTCCCCCGACAATTTATGAATACTTCGAGAACAAGGAAGCGCTCCTGGCTGAGGTGTCGAGAGAGGCCTTCCGCCTGCTCCTCGACGCCCTGCGGCGGGCGCGCGATGCCCACGGAGACCCCGATGGGGCGTTTCGGGCGATGGGGGACGCCTACTGGGAGTTTGTCTGGAAGCACCCCGAACTCTACCAGGTGATCTCCGGGTTGGGCGGTGTGAATTTCTGCGAACCCGAGCACCAGCATCCGCACGCGGAAGCCCGGGAGGTTTTCGAGACGTTCCGCGGGGTGGTGGCAGCCGCTGTGCCGCCGGTGGACGGCGCCCCGGACGATCTCGAGGGGAAAGTCCTCACCCTGTGGAGCGTGTTTCACGGCTTCATTGCCCTGCTGATGGCCGGCCGGATCCCAATCGAGGCGCGGGATCGCGCGCGGGGATTGGCCCTGCAGGCGGCGGGCGACCTGTTGACGGCCTGGCGGAACGGCCGCGCCTGA
- the metC gene encoding cystathionine beta-lyase produces MKPETRLVHAGRDPDGHFGVVNPPVYRASTILFPTMEAFEHRTDRKYTGFYYGIHGTPTTFALTEALAELSGGHRSLVTSSGLSAITQALTACLRQGDHLLVADTVYGPTRHFATAVLARFGVETTFYDPHVGAGIASLIRPHTRVVYAESPGSQTFEVQDVPAIARAAHARGALVLFDNTWATPLNFRAFDHGVDLEVQAATKYLAGHSDLLLGVITARSEEVFRRVKDGLGEFGDCVSPDLCYETLRGLRTLAVRLRHHERAALTLAKWLAARPEVARVLHPALPDDPGHALWERDFLGASSLFGVLLRTDSRPAVAALLDGLRLFRIGASFGGYESLIIPASPKESRTARPWREPGILLRLHVGLEALEDLIADLEAGFARLNAVLELKV; encoded by the coding sequence ATGAAGCCTGAGACACGGCTGGTGCACGCCGGCCGGGACCCCGACGGCCACTTCGGCGTTGTGAATCCCCCGGTCTATCGAGCGTCGACGATCCTCTTCCCGACGATGGAGGCGTTTGAGCACCGAACGGACCGGAAATACACCGGGTTCTATTACGGGATTCACGGCACGCCCACGACCTTCGCCCTGACCGAGGCGCTGGCGGAGCTCTCCGGCGGCCACCGATCGCTCGTCACGTCATCCGGGCTCTCGGCGATCACCCAGGCGCTGACGGCCTGCCTGCGGCAGGGCGACCATCTCTTGGTGGCCGATACCGTGTACGGTCCCACCCGGCATTTCGCTACCGCGGTGCTGGCCCGCTTCGGTGTGGAGACCACCTTCTACGATCCTCACGTTGGGGCTGGGATCGCGTCCCTCATCCGCCCACACACCCGGGTCGTCTACGCGGAGTCCCCGGGGTCCCAGACGTTCGAGGTGCAGGATGTTCCCGCGATCGCCCGCGCGGCGCACGCCCGAGGCGCGCTGGTGCTGTTCGATAACACGTGGGCCACTCCGCTCAACTTCCGGGCGTTCGACCACGGCGTCGACCTCGAGGTCCAAGCCGCGACGAAATACCTGGCGGGGCACTCGGACCTGCTCCTCGGCGTGATCACCGCGCGCAGCGAGGAAGTGTTCCGGCGGGTCAAGGACGGTCTGGGCGAATTCGGCGACTGCGTGTCGCCCGACCTCTGCTACGAGACCCTGCGCGGGCTTCGCACCCTCGCCGTCCGCCTGCGTCACCACGAGCGCGCCGCGCTGACACTGGCGAAATGGCTGGCCGCGCGACCTGAGGTCGCCCGGGTGCTGCACCCGGCGCTCCCCGACGATCCCGGGCACGCGCTGTGGGAGCGGGATTTTCTAGGCGCGTCGAGTCTCTTCGGCGTGCTCCTGCGCACAGACTCCAGGCCTGCCGTGGCGGCGCTGCTTGACGGCCTCCGCCTCTTCAGGATCGGCGCAAGCTTCGGCGGTTACGAAAGTCTGATCATCCCCGCCAGCCCGAAGGAGAGCCGCACGGCGCGCCCCTGGCGGGAGCCGGGGATCCTCCTCCGCCTCCACGTTGGCCTCGAGGCCCTCGAGGACCTCATCGCCGATCTCGAGGCGGGGTTCGCCCGCCTCAATGCTGTTCTGGAACTAAAGGTCTAA
- a CDS encoding OsmC family protein, producing the protein MADAFTTDTVRTYSTGFPGRALSAARTHHLMLDSSSGPSEHMTNSEAFLAGISSCGVTLIEKYARDSGVPVHRMEVTISGIRAAADPARFARIDMRFEIHGVEGAEADRLVEVWRSR; encoded by the coding sequence GTGGCCGACGCGTTTACCACCGACACGGTCAGGACCTATTCCACCGGGTTCCCCGGGCGCGCGCTCAGCGCCGCCCGAACGCACCATCTGATGTTGGACTCATCGTCGGGGCCCAGCGAGCACATGACGAACAGCGAGGCGTTCCTCGCCGGCATCTCGTCGTGCGGCGTCACCCTGATCGAGAAGTACGCCCGGGACAGCGGGGTGCCGGTGCACCGGATGGAGGTGACGATCTCGGGCATTCGGGCCGCCGCCGATCCGGCGCGCTTTGCGCGCATCGACATGCGCTTTGAGATCCACGGGGTCGAGGGGGCCGAGGCCGACCGGCTCGTCGAGGTGTGGCGGAGTCGCTGA
- the purR gene encoding pur operon repressor, with protein sequence MRRLRRGDRMVAIAHRLFQEPHTVFPLGTFTEALGAAKSTISEDISSLRETCEQFQLGRIETLAGATGGVRFTPHRTPGQIRAIAEDLARRLREPSRILPGGFLYTADLLSLPSLVSALGGVFATFFADRRPDVVLSMEVQGIPLALMTARAFNVPLVTARRGGMGTEGPTVGVNYVSGSSRAVQSMTLPLRAVPPGARALFIDDFLRGGGTARGVFDLMREFQAEIVGIGVLIETAHPSEKLVDEYVSLLVFEGIDEARGAIRLGPSQWALGHPPHR encoded by the coding sequence GTGAGGCGGCTTCGGCGGGGCGACCGCATGGTGGCGATCGCCCACCGGCTGTTTCAGGAACCGCACACCGTCTTCCCGCTGGGGACGTTTACCGAAGCGTTGGGAGCGGCCAAGTCCACGATCAGCGAGGATATCTCATCCCTGCGGGAGACCTGCGAGCAGTTCCAGCTCGGGAGGATCGAGACACTGGCGGGGGCGACGGGCGGGGTCCGCTTCACCCCCCACCGTACTCCCGGGCAGATCCGGGCGATCGCCGAGGACCTGGCGCGTCGCCTGCGCGAACCGTCGCGGATCCTCCCGGGGGGATTCCTCTACACCGCCGATCTGCTCTCGCTGCCCAGCTTGGTGTCCGCGCTGGGTGGGGTCTTTGCGACCTTCTTTGCCGACCGGCGCCCCGACGTGGTGCTGTCGATGGAGGTCCAAGGGATCCCGCTCGCGCTCATGACCGCCCGCGCATTCAACGTGCCCCTGGTCACGGCCCGGCGGGGCGGCATGGGCACGGAGGGACCGACCGTAGGGGTGAACTACGTCTCGGGGTCGTCGCGGGCGGTGCAGTCGATGACGCTTCCCCTGCGCGCCGTTCCCCCCGGCGCGCGCGCGCTCTTCATCGACGACTTCCTGCGCGGAGGCGGCACCGCGCGGGGCGTCTTCGACCTGATGCGAGAATTTCAGGCGGAGATCGTCGGGATCGGGGTCCTCATCGAGACCGCCCACCCCAGCGAGAAGCTCGTCGACGAGTATGTGTCGCTGCTCGTATTCGAGGGGATCGACGAGGCCCGCGGGGCGATCCGATTGGGCCCGAGCCAGTGGGCCCTCGGGCATCCTCCGCACCGATAG
- a CDS encoding nucleotidyltransferase family protein encodes MPNAVVLAGGRPDPGVAGGVPNKAFAPLLGRSMVEFVLDALRGAAAVRRIALVGPMPLPPSVAAAVDVPVPERGALIENLAAGLAALPDNEPVLAVGADIPLLTPAAVDAFAAEAAALDAEIVYGIVRREEVARAFPTVRKTFVRLRDGTFTGGSLILMSPTAFARARGAVERAIRARKRPWELAGLFGLGTLAGLAAGTLRIAALERRGTTLTGVRVRALVCPTPEIAVDVDTAEMLALVRERLGRDRGTSTSGHAQRIAGW; translated from the coding sequence ATGCCCAATGCGGTCGTGCTGGCGGGAGGACGGCCCGATCCCGGCGTGGCCGGGGGCGTTCCGAACAAAGCGTTCGCCCCGCTGCTCGGCCGCTCGATGGTGGAGTTCGTGCTCGACGCGCTCCGCGGGGCCGCCGCTGTCCGCCGGATCGCGCTGGTCGGGCCAATGCCCCTTCCGCCGTCCGTGGCGGCCGCGGTCGACGTACCCGTTCCAGAACGCGGGGCGCTGATCGAGAACCTGGCCGCCGGCCTCGCCGCGCTCCCGGATAACGAGCCGGTGCTGGCGGTCGGCGCCGACATTCCCCTGCTCACCCCGGCGGCCGTGGATGCCTTCGCGGCTGAGGCGGCGGCGCTCGACGCGGAGATCGTCTACGGCATCGTCCGGCGCGAGGAAGTGGCGCGAGCGTTCCCCACGGTCCGGAAGACGTTCGTCCGCCTGCGCGACGGCACGTTCACCGGCGGGAGCCTCATCCTCATGTCCCCCACGGCGTTCGCCCGGGCGCGGGGAGCGGTCGAGCGGGCGATCCGCGCTCGGAAGCGGCCGTGGGAGCTGGCCGGGCTGTTCGGACTGGGGACGCTCGCCGGCCTCGCCGCCGGTACCCTGCGCATCGCTGCTCTCGAGCGACGGGGGACCACCCTGACCGGCGTGCGCGTGCGCGCGCTCGTCTGCCCGACCCCCGAGATCGCCGTGGATGTCGACACCGCGGAAATGCTCGCGCTGGTCCGCGAGCGATTGGGGCGGGACCGGGGGACGTCGACCTCGGGCCACGCGCAGAGGATCGCGGGGTGGTGA